In one Fibrobacter sp. genomic region, the following are encoded:
- a CDS encoding family 43 glycosylhydrolase — MKKENLKIIKQTVGLLAFAAVLALPGMSDAATVKNPVIWSDSPDPSIVRVEDNYYMVTTTMHYAPGIPIFKSTDLAQWRTVGYVYETLTNNDNMNLNGGKDAYGKGSWASSIRYRESDGYYYVLTPSYTTNKTHLYKTKDIEAGPWSEIQLPFYHDPSLFFDDDGTAWVFYGSGDQISYVQLNNDASGVKAGGRSGKVGGVSVNKVTGTTNYYVQQEGSHMEKVNGEYYLFTISWPAGACRTEIVYRSKSLLDGFSGRIFLQSNGVAQGGIFDTPDGKWYALLFRDSGPVGRISHLVPTVWKDGWPEPAGGTRSAPATLDLPNDVEPGYGMVTSDDFDGDELPLEWQWNHNPDNSKWKLTDGKLRITTGRVDSRITNVKNMLTQRTFGPKCVGRTLVDGANMKDGDVAGLAAWQDNKGMVALAKENGGYKVVMYSGTKDGEKREATQNLSGSKVYLRVDFDIPIDKGTASFYYSEDGSTWNKIGTNVSLSFDLHMFVGNRFGLFNWATKTAGGSVDFDWFKIGVNEKDEIYLDDITAEPIPQTAHNATQTPWAIPGQIEAEDFDDPGKGKGAASYSESDADNHGDSKYRDGTGVDLYAKATGVVVGYIQKGEWLEYTINVAKEGDYTMFAAVASDGGSSFSLSIDGKDITEEIAVPAAKKEEGAEQNFDDYSKVKANVVLPAGVHVLRFTATADWFDVDYINFAEGKDAEDPAPILPPEDPEAIGQSVKGLVDVEASAKYFDLRGNRVNKASAMKAGVYLVKTSKGAFLERVEKSR; from the coding sequence ATGAAAAAAGAAAATTTGAAAATCATCAAGCAGACCGTTGGCTTGCTGGCTTTTGCCGCAGTTCTTGCTCTGCCTGGAATGAGTGACGCTGCAACTGTCAAAAATCCTGTCATTTGGTCTGATTCTCCGGACCCGTCTATTGTCCGCGTGGAAGACAATTACTACATGGTGACTACCACCATGCATTATGCACCGGGTATTCCTATTTTCAAGAGTACCGATTTGGCCCAGTGGCGCACTGTTGGCTATGTGTACGAAACCCTGACCAATAACGATAACATGAACCTCAACGGTGGCAAGGATGCCTACGGTAAGGGCTCCTGGGCCTCCAGCATCCGTTATCGCGAAAGTGACGGTTACTACTACGTTTTGACTCCGTCTTATACCACCAATAAGACTCATCTTTACAAGACCAAGGATATTGAAGCCGGTCCCTGGAGTGAAATCCAGTTGCCTTTCTATCATGACCCTTCCTTGTTCTTTGATGACGATGGAACTGCATGGGTTTTCTATGGTTCTGGCGACCAGATCAGCTATGTTCAGCTGAACAACGATGCTTCTGGCGTTAAGGCTGGTGGCCGCAGCGGTAAGGTTGGCGGCGTTAGCGTTAACAAGGTTACCGGTACCACCAATTACTATGTGCAGCAGGAAGGCTCTCACATGGAAAAGGTGAATGGCGAATATTACTTGTTCACCATTTCCTGGCCTGCAGGCGCCTGCCGTACTGAAATTGTTTACCGTTCCAAGAGCCTTTTGGATGGCTTCTCCGGACGAATTTTCCTCCAGAGCAATGGCGTTGCCCAGGGTGGTATCTTTGATACTCCTGATGGCAAGTGGTATGCTCTCCTGTTCCGCGATTCTGGTCCTGTCGGCCGTATTTCTCACTTGGTTCCCACCGTCTGGAAGGATGGCTGGCCGGAACCTGCTGGCGGCACCAGAAGCGCTCCCGCAACTTTGGATTTGCCCAACGATGTTGAACCGGGCTATGGCATGGTTACTTCCGATGACTTCGACGGTGACGAACTCCCGTTGGAATGGCAGTGGAACCACAACCCGGATAACTCCAAGTGGAAACTCACCGATGGCAAGCTCCGTATTACCACTGGCCGCGTTGACAGCCGTATTACCAACGTAAAGAATATGCTGACTCAGCGTACCTTTGGCCCTAAGTGTGTTGGCCGCACCTTGGTCGATGGCGCCAACATGAAGGATGGTGACGTTGCTGGTCTCGCTGCATGGCAGGACAACAAGGGTATGGTTGCTCTCGCTAAGGAAAATGGTGGCTACAAGGTTGTAATGTACAGCGGCACCAAGGATGGTGAAAAGCGTGAAGCAACACAGAACCTTTCCGGTTCCAAGGTTTACCTCCGCGTTGACTTTGACATTCCTATCGACAAGGGTACTGCTTCTTTCTACTACAGCGAAGATGGCAGCACCTGGAACAAGATTGGTACCAACGTTTCTTTGAGCTTCGACTTGCACATGTTCGTGGGTAACCGTTTCGGCCTCTTCAACTGGGCAACAAAAACTGCCGGTGGTTCCGTTGACTTTGACTGGTTCAAGATTGGCGTGAACGAAAAGGACGAAATCTATCTGGACGACATTACTGCAGAACCGATTCCGCAGACTGCACACAATGCAACTCAGACTCCGTGGGCAATTCCTGGCCAGATTGAAGCTGAAGACTTCGATGATCCGGGTAAGGGCAAGGGTGCTGCTTCCTACTCTGAAAGCGATGCCGACAACCACGGTGATAGCAAGTATCGCGATGGCACTGGCGTTGACCTGTATGCAAAGGCAACCGGCGTGGTCGTTGGCTATATCCAGAAGGGCGAATGGTTGGAATACACCATCAACGTAGCAAAGGAAGGCGACTACACTATGTTTGCTGCAGTGGCTTCTGATGGCGGCTCTAGCTTCAGCCTTTCTATCGATGGCAAGGATATTACCGAAGAAATCGCTGTTCCTGCTGCAAAGAAGGAAGAAGGTGCAGAACAGAACTTTGATGACTATAGCAAGGTGAAAGCTAATGTGGTTCTGCCTGCTGGCGTACACGTGCTCCGCTTCACTGCAACTGCAGACTGGTTCGACGTGGACTACATCAACTTTGCTGAAGGCAAGGATGCCGAGGATCCGGCTCCGATTTTGCCTCCGGAAGATCCTGAAGCAATTGGCCAGAGCGTGAAGGGCTTGGTTGATGTGGAAGCTTCTGCAAAGTACTTCGACCTTCGCGGAAACCGCGTGAACAAGGC